One region of Bombus affinis isolate iyBomAffi1 chromosome 5, iyBomAffi1.2, whole genome shotgun sequence genomic DNA includes:
- the LOC126916959 gene encoding synaptic vesicle glycoprotein 2A-like, which produces MVTNSGSNGKISTITVRTDDADETGDVDKAILATGYGIFNVMLFLAALPVAWTGIFDTTTTAFIIASAECDLRLTFFDKGVLCGFPFLGMALTSFLWDHITPHVGMRNLFIFGLLVDCILNLLATAIDSYYGFLVIKFFNGVLAGGPFSMVATYLSEFHCPRYKASFTRWGNLAMNVAIIIPAVLAFLITPLPLTINVFNQRYTAWRIYLLVCTIVPVLGLVTASMLPQSPKFLVENGKLDEALRLLKKMYSINRRKPADTFPIKTLLVWPSSQGTVFKTNSEKIRLAYYNTKLLFSSPYLRAFMFLNFLQFGSMLGFNTMRLWVPHLFTILNNFDYERWTEDRAPTIREMLDRRMSIPARDYLDYPDFNNICITWKIKAVVYQNSSIIAVSAVVFSFLAGMVYTSKFRKKTIMLAAFFISVISSFGINWAQSTPYMLTLAAAIIVTTRITGNIVTAMNIDIIPIPLRSTSLNVLVTVGNIAAVLGNFIFSALLDVECLVGFMGMGCLLLVCFCLSFFHPKPVKMLEKNHSMSNA; this is translated from the exons ATGGTGACGAATAGTGGAAGCAATGGGAAAATATCGACGATAACCG TGAGAACCGATGACGCGGATGAGACAGGGGACGTCGACAAAGCTATATTGGCAACAG GCTATGGTATATTCAACGTGATGCTGTTTCTCGCGGCTCTGCCAGTCGCGTGGACCGGCATCTTCGATACCACCACGACCGCCTTCATCATAGCTTCCGCCGAGTGCGATCTCAGGCTCACTTTCTTTGACAAAGGTGTTCTTTGCGGGTTCCCGTTCCTAG GTATGGCGTTGACCAGTTTCCTCTGGGACCACATAACACCGCATGTCGGAATGAGAAATTTGTTCATCTTCGGCCTCCTAGTGGATTGCATTCTAAACTTACTCGCTACCGCTATCGATTCTTACTACGGGTTTCTGGTCATCAAATTCTTCAACGGTGTTCT CGCGGGAGGACCGTTCTCGATGGTTGCCACGTATCTTTCTGAATTTCACTGCCCAAGATACAAGGCCAGTTTCACCAGATGGGGAAACCTCGCTATGAACGTAGCGATCATTATCCCAGCAG TCCTCGCTTTTCTCATCACTCCTCTGCCGTTGACCATCAACGTGTTCAATCAACGATACACCGCTTGGCGGATTTACTTGTTGGTCTGCACGATTGTACCAGTTCTCGGTCTCGTAACAGCTAGCATGTTGCCTCAGAGTCCCAAGTTCCTCGTAGAGAACGGTAAACTCGACGAAGCTCTGAGGCTGCTTAAAAAAATGTACTCCATTAACAGAAGGAAACCAGCCGACACATTTCCG ATTAAAACGCTACTCGTATGGCCATCGTCGCAGGGCACCGTATTTAAAACGAATTCCGAAAAAATACGACTCGCCTATTACAACACAAAACTTTTATTCTCTTCTCCGTATCTGCGAGCCTTTATGTTTCTAAATTTTCTCCAATTCGGTAGCATGCTGGG ATTTAACACGATGAGACTTTGGGTGCCGCATCTCTTCACCATTCTGAATAATTTCGACTACGAGAGGTGGACCGAGGACCGAGCGCCAACCATACGCGAAATGTTGGATCGTCGAATGTCGATTCCAGCCAGAGATTACTTAGACTATCCAGATTTCAACAACATTTGCATAACG TGGAAAATCAAAGCGGTGGTATACCAAAATTCCTCCATTATCGCAGTCTCGGCAGTCGTGTTTTCGTTTCTCGCTGGCATGGTATACACTTCAAAGTTTAGAAAGAAAACAATAATGC TTGCCGCTTTCTTTATATCGGTGATAAGCAGTTTTGGAATAAACTGGGCGCAATCAACTCCCTATATGCTGACACTGGCAGCCGCTATAATCGTGACGACAAGGATAACGGGTAATATCGTTACCgccatgaacatcgacattatTCCTATTCCATTAAG GTCCACCAGTTTGAACGTGCTCGTCACCGTTGGGAACATAGCAGCTGTTTtgggaaattttattttctccgCATTATTGGACGTGGAGTGTTTGGTCGGGTTCATGGGAATGGGTTGTTTATTACTCG TCTGCTTTTGCCTGTCTTTCTTCCATCCAAAGCCTGTTAAGATGTTGGAGAAAAATCATTCTATGTCCAATGCGTAA